A region of Chitinophaga horti DNA encodes the following proteins:
- a CDS encoding GNAT family N-acetyltransferase yields MPTLNDRQILLRPLTTADAAAFYLLYNTQEEKPFEPGETPEQFTNRIMSYCEYIWTIALVDDPGKIIGDCALHHFETTTGEIQVGGALLPEYQGKGYMARAFTLVMDFAASTLGIRIFVGETTPGNFAAIKLVQKLGFEIAGSSGGNVVLKKFVQG; encoded by the coding sequence ATGCCCACCTTAAATGATCGCCAGATATTACTTCGTCCACTCACCACTGCCGACGCAGCTGCTTTCTACCTGCTGTACAATACCCAGGAGGAAAAGCCATTCGAGCCTGGCGAAACACCTGAACAATTTACCAACCGCATCATGTCCTACTGCGAATACATTTGGACGATCGCACTGGTAGATGATCCCGGCAAAATCATTGGTGACTGTGCACTACATCATTTCGAAACGACTACCGGGGAAATACAGGTAGGCGGCGCACTACTTCCGGAATACCAGGGGAAAGGATATATGGCAAGGGCGTTTACACTGGTCATGGATTTCGCCGCTTCTACGCTCGGCATCAGGATTTTTGTGGGAGAAACCACACCAGGTAACTTTGCGGCGATAAAGCTGGTGCAGAAATTGGGTTTCGAGATTGCGGGAAGCAGTGGTGGCAATGTTGTGTTGAAGAAGTTTGTGCAAGGCTAG